In Zygosaccharomyces rouxii strain CBS732 chromosome F complete sequence, a single window of DNA contains:
- the SPC3 gene encoding signal peptidase complex subunit SPC3 (similar to uniprot|Q12133 Saccharomyces cerevisiae YLR066W SPC3 Subunit of signal peptidase complex (Spc1p Spc2p Spc3p Sec11p) which catalyzes cleavage of N-terminal signal sequences of proteins targeted to the secretory pathway homologous to mammalian SPC22/23), which produces MFSLSQRFQTLGNQAITYGLFISVFIAITSWFQLQSQDADLVPSTIESIKPSLSFRTSRYYGSVNGKPKENAKITFDLETDLTPLFTWNTKQVFAYLTAEYDGKNTHNEVVFWDKIITSKDEAHLKVNGAKSKYNIWDAQDKLSGKELEFKLKWNIQPYVGPLIYGETIGSKDVLVQSAAADDDNK; this is translated from the coding sequence ATGTTTTCACTATCACAAAGGTTTCAAACATTGGGTAATCAAGCCATTACCTACGGTCTTTTCATTAGCGTTTTCATCGCAATTACTTCTTGGTTTCAATTGCAATCACAAGATGCAGATTTGGTACCATCTACAATTGAATCCATTAAACCATCTTTAAGCTTTCGTACCAGTAGGTATTACGGCTCAGTCAATGGTAAGCCAAAGGAGAATGCAAAGATTACCTTTGATTTAGAAACCGATTTGACACCACTTTTCACTTGGAATACAAAGCAAGTATTTGCGTACTTAACAGCAGAATACGATGGTAAAAATACTCATAACGAAGTTGTGTTTTGGGATAAGATTATTACATCGAAGGATGAAGCTCACTTGAAGGTTAACGGTGCTAAATCGAAATATAACATTTGGGATGCTCAAGATAAATTGAGCGGTAAAGAACTAGAATTCAAACTGAAGTGGAATATTCAACCTTATGTGGGGCCATTAATTTATGGCGAAACAATTGGGTCAAAAGACGTATTGGTACAATCAGCAGCCGCTGATGATGACAACAAATAG
- a CDS encoding uncharacterized protein (similar to gnl|GLV|CAGL0K12716g Candida glabrata CAGL0K12716g and weakly similar to YFL040W uniprot|P43562 Saccharomyces cerevisiae YFL040W Hypothetical ORF): MPATYNASRISAILSLCGFIMGMDVTSLAVFLDKPYFNDYFHYPGPLVQGALSGAHPLGGLTGCLVYSLLCDKFGRVGLFRLGSLFWLMGSIIAVGSINTAMVIASRWIKGTNVGILSILLTAYCSEVISPQRKGRTLGFVQFACSFGILSMFCMCILLNHYWQEELTFRLAWSLETLPCLFFVFGSLWLPESPTWLTTVGRYEQAQEVQNHLAVEHNRVCGEKTPQMELLEKLDLAATLDDASDGFSYLDLFTLKYLPFTAMAAILQLLVQFSGISVLMYYAVYICEMVGLQSTVRSTAAAIPYAINVLLTLLPPLFLDRLRRKDITLAGAYPLALIMISLSLTMLLQGHRVQEPLGGNAALTWTVSSKGAPYVLSLCYLFVSVFSLTLGAAPWLYTCEILPVRARSKGLAVSMAVGWATNCVLTLAAPWLFARLQWAIFLLLGSVTLLISAFICAYFPDTVEIAAATDDAAAASRITKPERANSESPDHGSCTLSGSDDENGADKDPHNTPHYVNDSPSMSPVVGPTFKTATTETGLQKQLRHQHLQHLQLQKPIELSIVDGASL; encoded by the coding sequence ATGCCTGCCACTTATAATGCATCAAGAATATCAGCCATTCTATCTTTATGCGGATTTATAATGGGTATGGACGTCACATCACTGGCGGTTTTCCTAGATAAACCGTATTTTAACGATTACTTCCATTATCCAGGGCCGCTAGTACAAGGTGCGTTAAGCGGTGCTCACCCACTGGGAGGACTTACAGGCTGTTTGGTATACAGCCTTCTGTGTGACAAATTTGGTCGTGTTGGTTTGTTCCGTCTAGGTTCATTATTTTGGCTCATGGGTTCGATTATCGCGGTGGGCTCAATTAATACTGCGATGGTGATAGCATCTAGATGGATTAAGGGCACGAACGTCGGAATTCTCTCCATTCTGTTAACCGCCTACTGCAGTGAAGTAATATCTCCACAACGTAAGGGACGAACATTAGGCTTCGTTCAATTTGCCTGTTCTTTTGGAATATTGTCCATGTTTTGCATGTGCATCTTACTGAATCATTATTGGCAGGAAGAATTGACCTTTCGACTTGCATGGTCATTAGAAACTTTACCATGCcttttttttgtatttggTTCACTGTGGTTACCAGAATCCCCTACATGGCTTACAACCGTAGGCCGGTATGAGCAAGCCCAAGAGGTCCAAAACCACTTAGCTGTAGAGCATAACCGTGTTTGCGGAGAAAAGACACCACAAATGGAACTTCTCGAGAAACTAGATTTGGCTGCCACACTAGATGATGCATCTGATGGATTTTCCTACCTAGATCTCTTTACATTAAAATACTTGCCCTTCACTGCAATGGCAGCGATTCTTCAACTACTTGTCCAATTCAGCGGAATTAGTGTTCTCATGTATTATGCAGTTTATATTTGCGAAATGGTAGGCCTCCAAAGTACCGTTAGAAGCACTGCCGCTGCCATTCCATACGCAATCAACGTATTGCTTACACTTTTACCACCACTTTTCCTCGACCGACTTCGTCGTAAGGACATCACATTAGCAGGTGCTTATCCACTTGCACTAATAATGATTTCACTCTCACTCACAATGCTTCTACAAGGACATCGTGTACAGGAACCATTAGGTGGAAATGCTGCTCTCACATGGACGGTTAGCTCAAAAGGAGCACCCTATGTGCTTTCACTGTGTTATTTGTTTGTTTCCGTTTTTTCACTAACACTTGGTGCTGCACCCTGGCTCTACACATGCGAGATTCTACCTGTACGTGCTCGCAGCAAAGGACTCGCCGTCTCTATGGCAGTGGGATGGGCGACTAACTGTGTTCTCACCTTGGCCGCTCCCTGGCTATTTGCACGGTTACAGTGGGCTATTTTCCTCCTACTTGGCTCCGTCACATTACTGATTTCCGCATTTATTTGCGCATATTTCCCGGACACTGTTGAGATTGCTGCCGCTACCGATGATGCCGCTGCTGCTTCCCGTATCACTAAGCCCGAGAGAGCTAACTCCGAGAGTCCGGACCACGGTAGTTGTACTTTATCCGgaagtgatgatgaaaatggtgCAGATAAGGATCCTCACAATACGCCGCACTACGTGAACGATAGCCCTTCCATGTCTCCTGTTGTAGGGCCAACCTTCAAAACTGCCACCACAGAAACTGGATTGCAGAAGCAACTGCGGCACCAACATCTACAACACTTGCAGTTGCAGAAACCGATAGAGCTTTCAATAGTGGATGGCGCATCACTCTAA